A genomic stretch from Hoplias malabaricus isolate fHopMal1 chromosome 4, fHopMal1.hap1, whole genome shotgun sequence includes:
- the tnnt2e gene encoding troponin T2e, cardiac — protein sequence MSDTEEIVEEEVEEEVEEEITEEVPPPEVQEPEAEEETEVDVEEPAEEEATDEMKPKPKLFMQNIAPPKIPEGEKVDFDDIHRKRQEKDLSELQSLIEAHFIQRKKDEEELIALVNRIEKRRAERADQQRIRTEKEKERQARLAEEKERREQEEQRKKLDEDAKKKKALTNMTHQYGGIQQKMEGRKGAKKQTEREKKRKILAERRKALNIDHLSEDKLKEKANEMWQWLMELEAEKFDLSEKLKRQKYDITQLLARVRDHQSAKGRGKGKMGGRLR from the exons ATGTCTGATACAGAGGAAAttgtggaagaggaggtgga AGAAGAAG TTGAGGAGGAAATCACAGAAGAAG TGCCTCCTCCTGAAGTGCAAG aaCCAGAAGCTGAAGAAG AAACAGAAGTTGATGTAGAAG aACCTGCTGAGGAGGAAGCTACag ATGAGATGAAGCCAAAACCAAA GCTGTTCATGCAGAACATTGCCCCTCCAAAGATTCCTGAGGGAGAAAAAGTGGATTTTGAC gacATCCACAGGAAACGTCAGGAGAAGGATTTGTCTGAACTACAGTCCTTGATTGAAGCTCACTTCATCCAGAGGAAGAAGGATGAGGAGGAGCTTATAGCGCTAGTCAACCGGATT GAGAAACGCCGTGCAGAAAGAGCCGACCAGCAGAGAATTCgtacagagaaagaaaaggaaagacaAGCTCGTCTAGCG gaggagaaagagagaagagagcaagAGGAGCAGAGGAAGAAGCTAGATGAAGATGCCAAGAAGAAGAAAGCCCTCACCAACATGACGCACCAGTATGGTGGAATCCAGCAGAAG ATGGAGGGTCGTAAAGGAGCAAAGAAACAaactgaaagagagaaaaagaggaagatTCTGGCTGAGAGGAGAAAGGCACTCAATATCGACCATCTGTCTGAGGACAAACTGAA GGAGAAAGCCAATGAGATGTGGCAGTGGTTGATGGAGCTGGAAGCAGAGAAGTTCGACCTCAGCGAGAAGCTTAAGAGACAGAAATATGAT ATCACTCAGCTTCTGGCTCGCGTCAGGGATCACCAGAG TGCCAAAGGCCGTGGCAAGGGTAAGATGGGTGGCAGGCTGAGGTAA
- the arl1 gene encoding ADP-ribosylation factor-like protein 1 isoform X1 produces MGGFFSSLFSGLFGTREMRILILGLDGAGKTTILYRLQVGEVVTTIPTIGFNVETVTYKNLKFQVWDLGGQTSIRPYWRCYYSNTDAVIYVVDSSDRDRMGISKSELVAMLEEEELKKAILVVFANKQDMEQAMTPTEVANALGLPALKDRKWQIFKTSATKGIGLDEAMEWLVESLKSRQ; encoded by the exons ATGG GGGGCTTCTTCTCCAGCTTGTTTTCTGGCCTTTTCGGCACCAGAGAGATGAGGATCCTTATCCTGGGTCTGGACGGTGCTGGGAAAACAACCATACTCTATAGACTACAAGTTGGAGAAGTCGTCACAACAATCCCCA CCATTGGTTTCAATGTTGAGACAGTGACTTACAAGAACCTGAAATTCCAAGTATGGGATCTTGGTGGGCAAACAAGTATCAG ACCATATTGGCGCTGCTACTACTCCAACACAGATGCTGTGATCTACGTTGTGGACAGTAGTGATCGTGACAGAATGGGCATCTCAAAATCTGAGCTGGTTGCTATGTTGGAG GAGGAAGAGTTAAAGAAGGCCATCCTAGTGGTGTTCGCTAATAAACAGGACATGGAGCAAGCTATGACGCCCACTGAGGTGGCCAACGCCCTAGGCTTACCTGCACTCAAAGACAGGAAGTGGCAGATCTTCAAAACATCTGCAACTAAAGGAATAGGCCTGGATGAAGCCATGGAATG GCTGGTGGAATCCCTGAAGAGCAGGCAGTAA
- the arl1 gene encoding ADP-ribosylation factor-like protein 1 isoform X2, whose product MRILILGLDGAGKTTILYRLQVGEVVTTIPTIGFNVETVTYKNLKFQVWDLGGQTSIRPYWRCYYSNTDAVIYVVDSSDRDRMGISKSELVAMLEEEELKKAILVVFANKQDMEQAMTPTEVANALGLPALKDRKWQIFKTSATKGIGLDEAMEWLVESLKSRQ is encoded by the exons ATGAGGATCCTTATCCTGGGTCTGGACGGTGCTGGGAAAACAACCATACTCTATAGACTACAAGTTGGAGAAGTCGTCACAACAATCCCCA CCATTGGTTTCAATGTTGAGACAGTGACTTACAAGAACCTGAAATTCCAAGTATGGGATCTTGGTGGGCAAACAAGTATCAG ACCATATTGGCGCTGCTACTACTCCAACACAGATGCTGTGATCTACGTTGTGGACAGTAGTGATCGTGACAGAATGGGCATCTCAAAATCTGAGCTGGTTGCTATGTTGGAG GAGGAAGAGTTAAAGAAGGCCATCCTAGTGGTGTTCGCTAATAAACAGGACATGGAGCAAGCTATGACGCCCACTGAGGTGGCCAACGCCCTAGGCTTACCTGCACTCAAAGACAGGAAGTGGCAGATCTTCAAAACATCTGCAACTAAAGGAATAGGCCTGGATGAAGCCATGGAATG GCTGGTGGAATCCCTGAAGAGCAGGCAGTAA